In Lentibacillus amyloliquefaciens, one DNA window encodes the following:
- the msrA gene encoding peptide-methionine (S)-S-oxide reductase MsrA: MTIQLRKATFAGGCFWCMVKPFDQWDGIHGVLSGYTGGRMPDPSYEDVKSGTTGHYEAVEITYDPGVITYNEILDIYWRQIDPTDDGGQFHDRGDSYRTAIFYHNEQQRELAEQSKQTIADSGKFKYPIVTKIFPASPFYPAEDDHQDFYKKNAEHYEKDRAESGRDEFIGKVWKQQA; the protein is encoded by the coding sequence ATGACAATACAGCTGAGAAAAGCAACCTTTGCAGGGGGCTGTTTCTGGTGTATGGTGAAGCCATTTGACCAATGGGACGGCATCCATGGTGTTTTGTCAGGCTATACGGGCGGGCGTATGCCGGACCCTTCATACGAAGATGTTAAAAGTGGCACAACCGGGCACTATGAAGCCGTCGAGATCACATATGACCCGGGAGTGATCACTTATAACGAGATTTTGGATATTTACTGGCGTCAGATTGATCCGACTGATGATGGCGGACAATTTCATGACCGCGGAGACTCTTATCGGACGGCCATTTTTTATCATAATGAACAGCAGCGTGAACTCGCTGAACAATCAAAACAGACAATTGCTGACAGTGGTAAATTTAAATATCCGATTGTTACAAAGATATTTCCGGCATCACCTTTTTATCCAGCCGAAGACGACCATCAGGATTTTTATAAAAAGAATGCCGAGCATTATGAAAAAGACCGCGCCGAATCCGGCCGAGATGAATTTATCGGAAAAGTATGGAAGCAACAGGCATAA
- a CDS encoding tyrosine-type recombinase/integrase: MLLSEAWEKYQSDKRIEGYSLLTLKMYGFQCDLLKRYFGDIRMNDITTENLKQYLGEAGRHLKPSSLGHRVRFIKSLFKWTHEEGFIVKNPAAKLKEPKLGKRIPKFLSEHEIEHLREGCHTSMENAMFEFFYSTGCRIGEVAKLNRNDINFTGNSVIVHGKGDKEREVYFNIRCAIWLKRYLEERDDDEPCLFVTERKPIRRMSVDTLRYIVKRISNRSGIKKTIHPHQLRHSYATHMVDNGAPLEVIQSLLGHEKSETTRIYAHLSGKLRHDFYSKYF; this comes from the coding sequence ATGTTGTTGTCAGAAGCATGGGAAAAGTACCAGTCAGATAAAAGAATCGAAGGTTATTCTCTTCTTACTTTGAAGATGTATGGCTTTCAATGTGATCTTTTAAAGCGTTATTTCGGTGATATCAGAATGAACGATATTACAACTGAAAATCTGAAGCAATACCTAGGCGAAGCCGGAAGACATTTAAAACCATCAAGTTTGGGTCATCGTGTTCGATTCATTAAATCCTTGTTTAAATGGACCCATGAGGAAGGGTTCATCGTTAAAAATCCTGCTGCTAAATTAAAAGAACCTAAGTTAGGCAAGCGAATTCCAAAGTTTCTTTCCGAACATGAGATTGAGCACCTTCGAGAAGGATGTCATACATCGATGGAGAATGCTATGTTTGAATTTTTTTATTCTACTGGCTGCCGCATCGGAGAAGTTGCGAAATTAAATCGGAACGATATTAATTTTACGGGAAATTCGGTAATTGTGCATGGGAAAGGTGATAAGGAAAGAGAGGTGTATTTTAATATACGCTGTGCGATTTGGTTAAAAAGGTATTTAGAAGAACGTGACGATGACGAACCATGTTTATTTGTCACAGAGCGTAAACCCATAAGACGTATGAGTGTGGACACTTTGAGATACATTGTCAAACGTATTTCTAATCGTTCTGGAATCAAGAAAACGATTCACCCGCATCAATTGCGTCACAGTTATGCTACACACATGGTAGACAACGGTGCTCCCCTTGAAGTAATTCAAAGCCTTCTTGGTCATGAAAAGAGTGAGACAACAAGGATTTATGCTCATCTAAGTGGGAAATTAAGACATGATTTTTATAGCAAATATTTTTGA
- a CDS encoding DUF2200 domain-containing protein produces MAKHKIYTMSVASVYPHYVTKAEKKGRTKTEVDEIFRWLTGYSQEELEAQLEKQTDFETFFAEAPQLNASRTLIKGMICGVRVEDIEEPTMQEIRYLDKLIDELAKGKAMEKILRK; encoded by the coding sequence ATGGCCAAACATAAAATCTATACAATGAGTGTTGCAAGTGTCTATCCCCATTATGTTACAAAGGCGGAGAAAAAAGGACGTACGAAAACAGAAGTCGATGAAATCTTCCGGTGGTTAACAGGGTATAGCCAGGAAGAATTAGAAGCACAACTAGAAAAACAAACAGACTTTGAGACCTTCTTTGCGGAAGCTCCCCAACTGAATGCCTCACGGACTTTGATCAAAGGTATGATCTGTGGCGTCCGAGTGGAAGACATCGAGGAACCAACCATGCAGGAAATTCGCTATTTAGATAAACTAATCGATGAGTTGGCAAAGGGAAAAGCGATGGAGAAGATTTTGCGAAAATAA
- a CDS encoding ISL3 family transposase, which translates to MKNFEEKYNMFQSALEIPEPWYVFHHELAKDEKTLHIYIEYRSGAEFTCPNCGNPGCKVHDIYDQDRTWRHLDFWQYQTLLHARMPRVNCESCGKIRTVKIDWARPGAGFSLFFDYHVMSLMAEMPVAAVARKVGEHDTRLWRVFKYYVHQAMKELDVSSVTRVAIDETSRAKGHKYVTLFIDTDTKRLLFATEGKSSDVLQDFCQFLERKGVSPSQIREICSDMSPSFIAGIEANFPDASITFDKFHVMKLVNEALDKVRKHEQATEPLLKNSRYVWLKNQENLTKKQDSKFQKLKDMDLKTGRAYRIKLSLQKMWQLSPLSSDIYFDAWYDWAIRSQLEPMIKAAKSLKKHKDGILRWFITKLTNGLLEGINGLVQAAKRKARGYRSTDNFIAMIYATVNKLDLIVEP; encoded by the coding sequence ATGAAGAATTTTGAAGAAAAGTATAATATGTTTCAATCTGCCTTGGAAATACCTGAACCTTGGTATGTTTTTCATCATGAACTGGCAAAAGATGAAAAGACCTTACACATCTATATCGAATACAGATCAGGTGCTGAATTTACATGTCCTAACTGTGGAAATCCAGGCTGTAAAGTCCATGATATTTATGATCAGGATCGCACATGGCGACACCTTGATTTTTGGCAATATCAAACATTGCTTCATGCCAGAATGCCGCGTGTTAATTGTGAATCCTGCGGTAAAATACGTACCGTCAAGATAGACTGGGCACGGCCGGGTGCCGGGTTTTCATTATTCTTTGATTATCATGTGATGTCCTTAATGGCTGAAATGCCTGTGGCAGCTGTTGCTCGTAAGGTTGGTGAACATGATACCCGTCTCTGGCGTGTATTTAAGTATTATGTTCATCAAGCGATGAAGGAGCTTGATGTCTCCAGTGTGACACGCGTCGCCATTGATGAAACATCCCGTGCCAAAGGACATAAATACGTGACACTGTTTATCGACACGGATACTAAACGGTTATTGTTCGCCACAGAAGGAAAAAGTTCAGATGTATTACAGGACTTTTGCCAGTTCCTTGAACGCAAAGGCGTTTCCCCTTCCCAAATCAGGGAAATATGTTCGGATATGTCGCCTTCGTTTATAGCAGGAATTGAAGCGAATTTCCCCGATGCATCGATCACATTTGATAAATTTCATGTCATGAAGCTGGTGAACGAAGCATTGGATAAGGTTCGCAAACATGAACAAGCGACCGAACCATTACTGAAAAATTCACGTTACGTGTGGCTAAAAAACCAAGAAAATCTAACCAAAAAGCAGGACAGTAAATTCCAGAAACTTAAGGACATGGACTTAAAAACAGGGCGTGCCTATCGCATAAAATTATCCCTCCAGAAGATGTGGCAACTATCACCGCTATCCTCTGATATTTATTTTGATGCATGGTATGACTGGGCCATCCGTTCACAGTTGGAACCTATGATCAAGGCTGCAAAGTCACTGAAAAAGCACAAGGACGGTATTTTAAGGTGGTTCATTACCAAATTGACCAATGGGCTGCTTGAAGGCATAAATGGCCTGGTTCAAGCTGCCAAGAGAAAGGCTCGAGGTTACCGCTCTACGGACAATTTCATCGCCATGATCTACGCGACAGTTAACAAACTTGATTTAATTGTTGAGCCATGA
- a CDS encoding MFS transporter: MSNAQSLTSLKMLLFSFHATNTIILSFLPLYLEYKGLNGTEIGWVLAVGPLAAIIAQPFWGYMSDKYKTVKYVLLICISGLLVSSVVFFQMNSLIAILLAGFVFYFFTSPIGGLGDSLGQRRADDLNISFGTIRTWGSIGFAISSLVIGQILTAAGIEYMIWPYLFFGTIALIVTFKLTDVKVESDPVQLGDIKKLLGNKPFLLFLFFIMFITMTHRTSDSFIGLYIKQLGGNEGLVGVAWFIGVASEALVFALAGRWFRNYHTLIFIIFAGIVYSVRWFLYAAASDPLHIISLQFLHGITFGVFYLAALDYVTRLIPRLLQSTGHLMFYAVFFGISGIIGSLLGGALIDSYGGGTLYAVLGFSSAIGTLFLTIYHTMKTRRQIRGI, encoded by the coding sequence ATGTCCAATGCGCAATCACTCACATCACTAAAAATGCTGCTATTCAGTTTCCATGCCACGAATACAATCATCCTCAGCTTTTTGCCGCTTTATTTGGAATATAAAGGGCTGAACGGCACAGAAATAGGCTGGGTGCTCGCTGTGGGTCCTTTGGCAGCGATAATTGCCCAGCCTTTCTGGGGATACATGAGTGATAAATATAAAACAGTCAAATATGTTCTATTAATCTGTATTTCCGGCCTTCTCGTCAGCAGTGTTGTATTTTTTCAGATGAATAGCCTCATTGCCATTTTGCTGGCAGGTTTTGTTTTTTATTTTTTTACATCACCGATTGGCGGGCTTGGTGACAGCCTTGGTCAGCGTCGCGCTGATGATTTGAATATATCGTTTGGAACCATCCGCACATGGGGTTCCATTGGATTTGCGATATCTTCACTTGTCATCGGACAAATTTTAACGGCAGCCGGTATCGAATATATGATCTGGCCGTATTTGTTTTTCGGCACCATTGCACTGATTGTCACGTTCAAGCTGACTGATGTGAAAGTCGAATCCGATCCGGTCCAGCTTGGAGATATCAAGAAACTATTAGGCAATAAACCTTTTCTGCTATTTTTGTTTTTCATCATGTTTATCACGATGACACACCGGACCAGCGACAGTTTCATCGGCCTGTATATCAAGCAGCTCGGCGGAAATGAAGGGCTTGTCGGCGTTGCATGGTTTATTGGTGTTGCGAGCGAAGCACTTGTTTTTGCGCTTGCCGGCCGCTGGTTCCGCAACTATCATACACTCATCTTTATTATCTTTGCAGGTATTGTCTATAGCGTACGCTGGTTCTTATATGCAGCGGCAAGCGACCCACTGCATATCATTTCACTGCAATTTTTACACGGTATTACCTTTGGCGTGTTTTACCTGGCAGCACTGGATTACGTTACGCGGCTGATTCCGAGGCTCCTGCAATCAACCGGGCACCTGATGTTTTACGCGGTATTTTTCGGTATTTCCGGCATTATCGGCTCTCTCCTGGGCGGCGCGCTCATTGATTCATACGGCGGCGGCACCCTTTATGCAGTGCTTGGTTTTTCGTCAGCGATAGGGACGCTATTTCTAACTATTTATCACACAATGAAAACGAGAAGACAAATCCGTGGAATATAA
- a CDS encoding alpha/beta fold hydrolase, which translates to MRKRFKRLMLIIFTGIISIFVLILSVSFINHKIQLSKEEELFVPTGQLVEVNGHQMHVYTEGNGEETLVFMSGGGTSSPVLDFKSLYSLLSDKYRIVVIEKAGYGFSEVTDTDRDIDTILSETREALLKSGVEGPYILFPHSMSGIEALNWAQVYPDEIKAIIGLDMAVPAAYENFDINMSLVRLGAFAANTGLTRWITNLSESDAIKYGTLTDEEKELYKAIFYRRTSTKDMINEIKNIKANAQKVKEAGTPSVPILLFSSNGQETGFDEKRWIEIQNNFSNKNDNARLIELDSSHYIHNIEYGRIAEESKEFIESLNR; encoded by the coding sequence ATGAGAAAAAGATTTAAACGTCTTATGCTGATAATATTTACGGGGATTATTTCAATTTTTGTGTTGATTCTTTCCGTGAGCTTTATTAATCATAAAATACAGTTATCAAAAGAAGAGGAACTATTTGTTCCGACTGGACAACTTGTAGAAGTTAATGGTCATCAAATGCACGTTTATACAGAAGGAAATGGAGAAGAAACACTAGTTTTTATGTCTGGTGGTGGCACGAGTTCACCTGTATTAGATTTTAAATCACTTTATTCCTTGTTAAGTGATAAATATAGAATTGTTGTTATTGAAAAGGCAGGTTATGGATTTAGCGAAGTCACAGATACTGATCGAGACATTGATACAATTCTATCCGAAACAAGAGAAGCTCTTTTAAAGTCAGGAGTTGAAGGTCCTTATATTTTATTTCCTCATTCTATGTCTGGCATTGAAGCCTTAAACTGGGCGCAAGTTTACCCTGATGAAATAAAAGCAATCATTGGATTAGATATGGCTGTTCCCGCTGCGTATGAGAATTTTGATATTAATATGTCGCTTGTTCGGTTAGGTGCTTTTGCTGCAAATACAGGATTAACTAGATGGATTACGAACCTATCTGAAAGTGATGCAATAAAATATGGGACGTTGACAGATGAGGAGAAAGAATTATACAAAGCCATTTTTTATCGAAGAACATCGACTAAAGATATGATCAATGAAATAAAAAATATTAAAGCAAATGCACAAAAAGTCAAAGAAGCTGGAACACCAAGTGTACCTATACTTTTGTTTTCATCAAATGGTCAAGAAACAGGCTTTGATGAAAAAAGGTGGATTGAAATCCAAAATAATTTTAGTAATAAGAATGATAACGCGAGACTAATCGAGTTAGATTCGTCTCACTATATTCATAATATTGAGTATGGGCGAATAGCAGAGGAATCGAAAGAATTTATTGAAAGTTTAAATCGTTAA
- a CDS encoding serine hydrolase domain-containing protein, with protein sequence MDKKAYEKFAESLINAHQTPGAMVALNNQRYEKGFGYRDRENELLVTADTIFGIGSITKSMTCIAILQLQEDGKLSVHDTIKTYLPEITFKGSDDITLHHLMTHTSGISPLNTLFYANKQSMERDGSFDLQVKLGVPLDREQDSIDTYDDLINYLNTIQFVPLDRPGRSFSYSNDGYALLGIIIERVSGQSYERYIETNIFQPLGMKNSFFDPDRLDDRAARLYSVDLTAETPTVEHSPEWWDAPAMWAAGYVKSTANDMLRFGDVFLNDGNGILTLESLEVLTSQHIEVEPGLHYGYGVIVIPDFFGTTLIEHGGGIKGVTAQFAVLPERGIAAICLTNIAGAPAEALLNGAIQSEMDIEPDKKAIKYDDYALTEADRQAIIGTYKSNEGQTIKVYEKNAAIFVEYLETEIPTRPVGRRAVTIAMHGTEYLLQFTDNRLHFGFRQLLKSENE encoded by the coding sequence TTGGATAAAAAAGCGTACGAGAAGTTTGCTGAATCACTCATAAATGCCCATCAAACTCCAGGAGCAATGGTCGCATTGAACAATCAACGTTACGAAAAAGGATTCGGCTACCGGGATCGAGAAAATGAATTACTCGTTACAGCTGACACCATTTTTGGGATTGGGAGTATTACAAAGTCAATGACTTGTATCGCAATACTTCAGCTACAAGAAGACGGCAAACTATCTGTCCACGATACTATTAAAACATATCTGCCCGAGATTACGTTCAAAGGGAGTGATGATATAACACTTCACCACCTGATGACCCATACATCCGGCATTTCTCCGTTAAATACGCTTTTTTACGCAAATAAGCAATCAATGGAGAGGGATGGTTCATTCGATCTACAGGTTAAGCTGGGTGTACCCCTTGACCGAGAGCAAGATAGCATTGATACGTACGACGATCTTATAAACTATTTAAATACGATTCAATTTGTCCCTCTTGATCGACCTGGGCGATCATTCAGCTATTCAAACGACGGCTACGCTCTCCTCGGCATTATTATTGAACGTGTTAGTGGACAGTCGTATGAACGCTATATAGAGACAAATATCTTTCAACCTCTCGGGATGAAAAATAGTTTTTTTGATCCCGATAGATTGGATGATCGGGCGGCACGCCTGTACAGCGTTGATCTGACCGCCGAGACACCAACGGTTGAACACTCACCTGAATGGTGGGATGCGCCCGCGATGTGGGCAGCCGGTTATGTAAAATCAACGGCCAATGATATGCTTCGCTTCGGAGATGTTTTTTTGAACGACGGCAATGGTATTTTAACTCTGGAAAGCCTCGAGGTGCTAACTTCCCAACACATTGAAGTTGAGCCCGGTCTGCATTATGGTTACGGTGTCATCGTCATACCTGACTTTTTTGGTACAACGCTCATTGAACACGGCGGAGGAATTAAAGGAGTGACAGCACAATTTGCAGTATTGCCTGAGAGAGGCATTGCAGCCATTTGTTTAACGAACATTGCCGGTGCTCCTGCTGAAGCTCTTTTAAATGGGGCAATACAAAGCGAAATGGATATTGAGCCTGATAAGAAAGCCATCAAATATGACGATTACGCGCTCACTGAAGCAGACCGCCAAGCGATCATCGGTACTTATAAGTCCAATGAGGGGCAAACGATAAAAGTCTATGAAAAAAATGCAGCTATTTTTGTGGAATACTTAGAAACCGAAATCCCAACCCGCCCCGTCGGGAGAAGAGCTGTCACAATTGCAATGCATGGGACTGAGTATTTACTGCAGTTTACAGACAACCGTCTTCATTTTGGATTTAGACAACTCCTTAAAAGTGAAAATGAATAG
- a CDS encoding NCS2 family permease translates to MKNYFRFEELGTNYRQEFMAGMTTFLAMAYILFVNPSTLALVGIEELPEGVTRIDQGAVFTATAIAAAIGTLIMGLFAKYPIALAPGMGLNAFFSYTVVLGFGIPWETALAGVLASGLIFIVLTLTGLREKVINAIPGNLKMAVGAGIGVYIAFIGFQNSGIIVGDDATLVTLGNLTSPTVLLAVFGIVISVVLLSLNIKGGIFYGMIITAVAGMLTGLIEPPSGIGGIVGEVPSVAPTFGQAFIHFGDIFTIEMLVVILTFLFVDFFDTAGTLVAVANQAGLMKDNKLPRAGRALISDSAATVAGAVIGTSTTTSYIESTAGVGAGGRTGFASVVTAGFFILALFFSPLLSVVTAEVTAPALIIVGVMMAASLKNIDWDQFEIAVPAFLTVVTMPLAYSIATGIAMGFIFYPITMILKGRIKEINPVMYVLFVIFILYFIFLS, encoded by the coding sequence ATGAAAAATTATTTTCGCTTCGAAGAATTAGGCACGAATTACAGACAGGAATTCATGGCTGGAATGACAACATTTTTGGCCATGGCTTATATTTTATTTGTAAACCCGTCCACACTCGCACTGGTCGGTATTGAAGAGCTGCCTGAAGGGGTCACTCGAATCGATCAGGGGGCTGTATTCACGGCTACTGCGATCGCTGCTGCCATCGGTACGTTAATCATGGGGCTTTTTGCAAAATATCCGATTGCTCTGGCACCCGGGATGGGGCTGAATGCCTTTTTCTCCTATACAGTGGTGCTGGGGTTTGGAATACCTTGGGAAACTGCGCTGGCCGGCGTTTTGGCTTCGGGACTCATTTTTATTGTATTGACGTTAACCGGCTTGCGGGAAAAGGTCATTAACGCGATTCCAGGCAACCTTAAAATGGCAGTCGGTGCCGGAATTGGTGTTTATATTGCTTTTATCGGTTTTCAGAATTCCGGAATCATTGTCGGGGATGATGCAACGTTAGTGACTTTAGGTAATTTGACCTCGCCGACCGTACTCTTGGCGGTTTTCGGGATTGTCATTTCAGTTGTTTTACTTAGCCTGAACATTAAAGGCGGCATTTTTTACGGGATGATTATAACAGCCGTTGCCGGTATGCTGACGGGGCTGATTGAACCGCCATCAGGCATCGGCGGGATTGTCGGTGAAGTACCGAGTGTGGCACCAACATTCGGTCAGGCATTCATACATTTTGGTGACATTTTTACGATTGAAATGCTTGTTGTTATTCTGACATTTTTATTCGTTGATTTCTTTGACACCGCAGGAACCCTTGTGGCAGTTGCCAACCAGGCTGGACTGATGAAGGATAATAAATTGCCGCGTGCCGGAAGAGCATTGATTTCCGACTCAGCTGCAACGGTTGCCGGAGCGGTTATCGGCACATCCACTACAACGTCGTATATTGAATCAACAGCCGGGGTTGGAGCTGGCGGGCGAACCGGATTTGCATCGGTTGTGACGGCAGGGTTTTTCATTCTGGCCTTGTTCTTTTCTCCGCTATTGAGCGTTGTAACAGCAGAAGTGACCGCACCTGCGCTGATTATCGTAGGTGTTATGATGGCAGCTTCATTAAAAAATATTGACTGGGATCAATTTGAAATTGCTGTACCGGCATTTTTGACTGTTGTCACGATGCCGCTTGCATACAGTATCGCGACCGGTATTGCCATGGGCTTTATTTTCTATCCAATCACGATGATTTTAAAAGGGCGCATTAAAGAAATCAACCCGGTCATGTATGTTCTGTTTGTCATATTTATTTTGTATTTTATCTTCTTGAGTTAA
- a CDS encoding MOSC domain-containing protein, translated as MPKPFVNKIMTGKVKRMGTPDARAPMEREWESGIFKNIMDGPQWIGNEGFSTDEIADKKAHGGPEKAVFAYPSKHYRYWREDMNITEMGVGAMGENLSLEKADETTICIGDTYRFGDSIIQVSQPRRPCWKPARRFRVMDLALKIQNSGRTGWYFRVLREGYAEGDREMELIERPYPEWTIAAANEVMYVKKRDLDLIEQLASLELLAPNWKKSLNKRLQGKQSSDAKRVYGPNKD; from the coding sequence ATGCCGAAACCGTTTGTCAATAAAATTATGACAGGGAAAGTTAAGCGTATGGGAACGCCTGATGCGAGAGCCCCAATGGAGCGCGAATGGGAAAGTGGTATTTTCAAAAACATCATGGATGGTCCGCAATGGATCGGGAATGAAGGCTTTTCCACTGACGAGATAGCGGATAAAAAAGCACATGGCGGTCCGGAAAAGGCCGTTTTTGCCTATCCGTCAAAACATTACCGTTATTGGCGAGAAGATATGAATATAACTGAAATGGGCGTCGGGGCGATGGGTGAAAATCTGTCACTTGAAAAGGCTGATGAAACAACGATCTGCATTGGTGACACGTACCGGTTCGGCGACAGCATTATTCAAGTATCCCAACCAAGAAGGCCATGCTGGAAACCTGCCAGACGCTTCCGAGTGATGGATTTGGCATTAAAGATTCAAAATAGCGGGCGGACAGGTTGGTATTTCCGTGTTCTGCGGGAAGGGTATGCAGAGGGAGACAGGGAAATGGAGCTTATCGAGCGCCCTTATCCCGAGTGGACAATTGCAGCCGCAAATGAGGTCATGTATGTAAAGAAACGGGATCTTGATTTGATTGAACAGCTGGCCTCGCTTGAATTGCTTGCACCTAACTGGAAAAAGTCGCTAAACAAGCGGCTGCAGGGAAAACAGTCATCAGATGCCAAACGTGTCTATGGTCCGAACAAGGACTAA
- a CDS encoding Hsp20/alpha crystallin family protein: MASFKKMSDWRNHVDHFFSGHFWNEVENIIKPTIPQINIYQYDHELICVACIPGLTDPNQIAIFCNHTLLEIKGVIDIGFKGGKVIKEEIVQGVFERRIALPFPVKQDKINVSYQNGLVVIRLFRLRSL; encoded by the coding sequence ATGGCTTCTTTTAAGAAAATGTCCGACTGGCGCAATCATGTTGATCATTTTTTCAGCGGTCATTTCTGGAATGAAGTTGAAAATATTATAAAGCCAACAATTCCGCAAATCAATATTTATCAATATGACCACGAATTGATTTGTGTCGCCTGCATTCCCGGATTAACCGATCCGAATCAAATTGCTATTTTCTGCAACCACACCTTGCTTGAAATAAAAGGTGTCATCGATATTGGCTTTAAAGGCGGCAAAGTCATCAAAGAAGAAATTGTGCAGGGCGTTTTTGAACGAAGGATTGCCCTTCCATTTCCAGTAAAACAGGACAAAATTAATGTTTCTTATCAGAATGGCCTGGTTGTCATACGCCTATTTCGTCTTCGGAGCTTATGA
- a CDS encoding DUF3139 domain-containing protein: MKKGTKIILVLLTLLVAVIGVIYLTITPDQSGIKKVEKSVEQYLLEEKDYKSNEIKTISGNYNPKNVGNSNISAYTAHVVFKDEPQVTYTYFIHEGQVTQGGISSPKDQNIHKED; encoded by the coding sequence TTGAAAAAAGGAACAAAAATTATACTTGTTTTATTAACACTTTTAGTTGCTGTAATTGGTGTAATTTACTTAACTATAACACCTGATCAAAGTGGAATAAAAAAAGTGGAAAAGTCAGTAGAGCAATATTTATTAGAGGAAAAGGATTATAAAAGTAATGAAATAAAAACTATTAGTGGTAATTATAATCCAAAAAATGTGGGGAACTCTAATATATCTGCTTATACGGCTCACGTTGTTTTTAAAGATGAACCACAAGTAACATATACTTATTTTATACATGAAGGACAAGTCACACAAGGAGGCATTAGTTCTCCTAAAGACCAAAACATTCACAAAGAGGATTAA